A section of the Campylobacter lanienae NCTC 13004 genome encodes:
- the nuoK gene encoding NADH-quinone oxidoreductase subunit NuoK, with protein sequence MVENYIFVAILLFVIGIFGVILRKNIFTIFMSVELMLNAVALLFAIFARVNLNLDGQVIVMLVIAIAAAEASFGLALITLLHKSKQSLNIDSFKELKDSDAS encoded by the coding sequence ATGGTTGAAAATTATATATTTGTAGCGATTTTGCTCTTTGTGATTGGAATTTTTGGTGTTATTTTGCGTAAAAATATCTTTACTATTTTTATGTCTGTTGAACTTATGCTAAATGCGGTTGCTTTGCTTTTTGCGATATTTGCTAGGGTTAATTTAAATTTAGATGGTCAAGTGATTGTAATGCTAGTTATCGCTATAGCTGCAGCTGAGGCGAGCTTTGGTCTTGCGCTCATCACCTTGCTTCACAAATCAAAACAGAGCCTAAATATAGATAGCTTTAAAGAGTTAAAGGATAGCGATGCTAGTTAA
- a CDS encoding NADH-quinone oxidoreductase subunit J, which translates to MENFLFINFSFLAILGALGLISFKAPIHGALSMIVTLVAIAGLYLLLYAKTLFLIQIVVYAGAIMVLSVFVMMFFNIKSDSLWAKFSFIQMIQAALPLVVFGFLAYWLALMPGNFEVAPEGFGEIAPLGKYLFFNWGFSFEMISLLLTAALVGVVAILKGKNNG; encoded by the coding sequence ATGGAGAATTTTTTGTTTATTAACTTCTCATTTTTAGCTATTTTGGGAGCTTTGGGTTTGATTAGCTTTAAAGCACCTATCCATGGGGCTTTATCTATGATTGTCACTTTGGTGGCTATAGCTGGGTTGTATCTTTTATTATACGCTAAGACTCTATTTTTAATCCAAATAGTAGTATATGCTGGGGCGATTATGGTTTTATCGGTTTTTGTGATGATGTTTTTTAATATCAAATCAGATAGCTTATGGGCTAAATTTAGCTTTATACAGATGATTCAAGCCGCTTTGCCTTTAGTCGTTTTTGGCTTTTTGGCTTACTGGCTTGCCTTGATGCCTGGTAACTTCGAGGTAGCACCTGAGGGATTTGGAGAGATCGCACCACTTGGAAAGTATCTCTTTTTTAACTGGGGATTTAGCTTTGAGATGATTTCTCTACTTTTAACCGCTGCTTTGGTAGGGGTTGTGGCGATTTTAAAAGGCAAAAATAATGGTTGA
- a CDS encoding NuoI/complex I 23 kDa subunit family protein: MSVKVKKIERKKMPLLERIYIFYIIAGMARTFKHFIRNLLNTKNIEFLEYPEQKPDDISPRYRGLHRLTKYDNGELKCVACDMCATACPAKCIFIEAYEVPSSKEKAPKVFNIDLLECVFCGLCVEACPKDAIRMDSGIFTKVEGSRDSFISDINELSSRKRGEF; this comes from the coding sequence ATGTCAGTTAAAGTCAAAAAAATCGAACGAAAAAAAATGCCACTTTTAGAGCGAATTTATATATTTTATATCATCGCTGGGATGGCTAGAACTTTTAAGCATTTTATCAGAAATTTACTCAATACCAAAAATATTGAATTCCTAGAATATCCCGAGCAAAAACCCGATGATATAAGCCCTAGATATCGTGGTCTTCATAGATTAACCAAATATGATAATGGCGAATTAAAGTGCGTTGCGTGCGATATGTGTGCTACAGCTTGTCCGGCTAAATGTATATTTATAGAAGCCTATGAAGTCCCTAGTAGCAAAGAAAAAGCCCCAAAAGTCTTTAATATAGATCTTTTGGAGTGTGTATTTTGCGGGCTTTGCGTGGAGGCGTGTCCTAAGGATGCTATAAGAATGGATAGCGGGATATTTACAAAGGTTGAAGGTAGTAGAGATAGCTTTATTAGCGATATAAATGAGCTTAGTAGTAGAAAAAGGGGAGAGTTTTGA
- a CDS encoding complex I subunit 1/NuoH family protein has product MSEIWLIIFRIVFILIFILALIPVLVLLERKISAFIQDRPGPNRANIAGIRLGGLIQAMADALKLAIKEDFTPAAIRSKALFTIAPMVLFLMSTLTIAVIPFSEYFSIDGVKYLMQAIPFDGGMLWYLGFASLSIYGIMLAGWSSNNKYSLLGSLRAASGAISYEIPLGLAVVSMIITYNSISLNDFVIAQQGSFLGLPAWGIFLQPLAAIIFIICAFAETNRAPFDLAEGESEIVAGYHLEYSAMSFAMFFMAEYIAMTAMSALIVTIFFGGYSLPYLSQADLAANYEIVLLSIAGVATIFGLLFIWWVSKNNVTRYKTDQDHRKKENIIYYALTALIVVIIDIICLYFYGNLGEFGAEIVATAVNLVVFALKTFIVLLVFIWVRWTLPRFRYDQIQRLGWEKLMPLAILNIIITALVVVYVS; this is encoded by the coding sequence ATGAGTGAAATTTGGCTAATTATATTTAGGATTGTGTTTATTTTGATCTTTATTTTGGCTTTGATACCTGTTTTGGTGCTATTAGAGCGTAAAATTTCAGCTTTTATCCAAGATCGCCCAGGCCCAAATAGAGCTAATATCGCCGGTATAAGGCTCGGCGGATTGATCCAAGCGATGGCTGATGCTTTAAAACTAGCTATAAAAGAGGATTTTACTCCAGCAGCTATTAGATCCAAAGCGTTATTTACTATCGCTCCGATGGTGCTATTTTTGATGAGTACGCTTACTATAGCTGTGATTCCATTTAGTGAGTATTTTAGCATTGATGGGGTCAAATACCTTATGCAAGCAATCCCATTTGATGGCGGTATGCTATGGTATTTGGGATTTGCTAGTCTTAGTATCTATGGTATTATGCTAGCTGGTTGGAGCTCAAACAATAAATACTCTCTCTTAGGCTCTTTGCGTGCAGCTAGTGGGGCTATAAGCTATGAAATTCCACTAGGTCTAGCTGTTGTGAGTATGATTATCACATATAACTCTATTAGTTTAAATGACTTTGTAATAGCTCAACAAGGCTCATTTTTAGGCCTTCCTGCGTGGGGGATATTTCTTCAACCATTAGCGGCGATTATCTTTATCATCTGTGCTTTTGCTGAGACAAATAGAGCGCCATTTGACCTAGCTGAAGGTGAAAGCGAGATAGTAGCTGGATATCACCTTGAGTATAGTGCGATGAGCTTTGCTATGTTTTTTATGGCTGAATATATCGCAATGACTGCTATGAGTGCGCTTATAGTTACGATATTTTTTGGCGGATACTCATTGCCTTATCTATCACAGGCTGATTTGGCTGCTAATTATGAGATTGTGCTACTTAGCATAGCTGGCGTGGCCACTATCTTTGGTCTATTATTTATCTGGTGGGTTAGCAAAAATAATGTTACTAGATATAAAACAGATCAAGATCATAGAAAAAAAGAGAATATCATATATTACGCCTTAACAGCTCTGATAGTGGTTATAATCGATATTATATGCTTATATTTTTATGGAAATTTAGGTGAATTTGGTGCTGAGATTGTAGCTACTGCGGTGAATTTAGTGGTATTTGCACTTAAAACCTTTATAGTGCTACTTGTATTTATCTGGGTTAGATGGACTCTACCTAGATTTAGATATGACCAAATTCAACGCTTAGGCTGGGAAAAGCTCATGCCCTTAGCAATTTTAAATATTATTATTACAGCATTGGTGGTGGTTTATGTCAGTTAA